The Dreissena polymorpha isolate Duluth1 chromosome 2, UMN_Dpol_1.0, whole genome shotgun sequence nucleotide sequence TCAGGCTTTCAGAAGAGGAAGACAGGCGCGCCAGAGCAGTCGGGATGGGAGGGCAGTGCGCATGGACACAATGGCAGACCACAGAAAGACACCTGACATGGGTAGACATTTGGCACTACGAACCACTACGACTCAAATTCCTACTGAGATCCGTATATGATCTGCTGCCATCTCCAGTCAATCTACACAGATGGGGGTTAGTGGAAGACCCAAAGTGTCAGCTGTGCGACAAACCAGGAACCATGCAGCACACCCTCTCATCTTGCCAGACAGCGCTAACACAAGGCCGCTACAGATGGAGGCACGACACAGTCCTCAAGGAGCTAGCAGACATACTAGAGCGGGAGAGAAGGAAGACAAGACCTACCAACAAGAAGGCAGTACCAACAATCAAATTCGTCAAAGAAGGACAAACTGCCAAGAAGGCAAGAACCGCAGCAACATCTATCCTTGATGAATCAGAGCGTTGGGAGATGAAGGTCAACCTAGGAAAACAGCTGGTATTCCCAGACATAGTCCATACCACACAGAGACCAGACATAGTTATATGGTCTCCCAAGGACAAGAAACTGGTGATGATAGAACTCACTGTACCCTTGGAGACTAGGTGTGATGAGGCCTACGAGCGGGAATTGGGAAAGTACACTGAGCTACAAGAACAGTGTAAAAGTAGTGGTTGGAGTGCCTGGCTGTTCCCCGTTGAAATAGGGTGCAGAGGTTTTCCAGCCCAATCAGTATGGAGAATGCTCAGCAACATTGGGATCAAGGGAGGTGACAGGAAGAGGGCTGTAGGCAGACTTGGACAAGCTGCAGAAAAAGCATCCAACTGGCTGTGGATGATGCGAGAGGAGAAGGGCTGGACGCTAAACCACTGACCCGTAGTGTTTGGCCAACACTATGGATCCATCGCCCAGAGAGTGTCCTGGGATTAAAGGATAGAAACACCTGATGATAGGCAGTtcccagctgatgagtcagtggtttgtgcagtagtatctgtattctacacacatatatatatatatatatatatgttatacagagaaaattagtttaaataaattgaaaatattgaagtttACCTTAAAGTCGGACACTTCTGGGGTGCAGCTAGCCGATATCTCCAGGATCTAGGGAAATGTGGAAACACAAATGAAATGGCAGAAACTATCAACAAAAAAACGCAACAGGTTTGTACAGTActaatgtatatgtatgttaaaatattgcatttattgcCCTCTTGCAAATTACATAGAAAAAAGGAATTCACAAAATTTTCATGCAAATCTAACACAAAATTCAAACGAATGACAAACCTTAATATTCTCTTAGACACCTTATCTTACGAGAAATTTTATAAATGTACCTTGATTATTTTGTGGGTTGCTTGGCGTGCAACTGTCTTATAGTAGTTTTTAAAGTTATTCATTAgtaaaattgtataaaacatatgttgtattaaaatgtccatgtataaaacacaaaatgataaaaaacaagactattgccaagcaatatatgtcccctaccggctccaccattgtcagaatttattttttgttgccatagcaaccagaatttttgacctaggaacaaaatgaaatgatgtgcataatgtccatattgccatctatccatgtttcaagtttcatgaaaaaaaaatgaacaactttttaagttatcgcaggatccaggaaagtgtgacagacagacagactcacagagcgcaaaccataagtcccctccagtgaaaccagtaggggacaaaaaataATACCACTTTAATTTCTTAACCGAATGAAATAATAAATACCTTGTACACAATTTTATCCCCAACACTTGGAATTCCCACCAAAGGCGGAAGTTTGTAGAAGTTTGCAGCATTTGTATCGACGCCGACATCGGTGTTTACCAGACTCTGCGGATTATTATTGGACTTTACAGGCACTGGTGACCCACTTGGAACATGCATTTCTGATGCAAAGGGAGAAGCCAGTGCATGCATGAATTCTTGTATAGCACTgttgttgtttgcttttttatCTGGGACTTTCCACACATTTTCTGGGGTACATAAACTTTGTGCGGTTCTAGTAGCAGGGAAATGGCAAGGAGATTCTGGTTCGACAGGATTTCCTTTTCTGTCATTCTGAGAAAAGAAATTACCAAAGAGAAAGTCAGTTACAATTGTTACTGTTACATGTAAATGATTTGTAaggaaacattgaaaaataaaattaatcatcATTCTTTTTTCTGACAAAGAATTGTTGAGTCTAATTTAAAGTGTTATTGCAGTCATGAATATTAccaattgttcaataaatgttCTGCTTTTACTGTCAAACTAAACGTCCACTTATTTGGTGTTTAAGCCAAGTTGTTGGCCTTGACTTTTTGAGAACAAGACAAGACAATGGGAACCAGCAATTCCTTATACCAGATGTATAAACATTGAATTAGATACAAGAATTGTCAATGATTGCTTACTTTGAAAATGGTTGACTTGTTGTAGGCGTTATCATTCAACTGCTGTTCTTTACTCAACTCATTATTAGGGGGCCTCGCTGCTTGTTGTCGTGTAAACAGGGCGGCACCATTACCCAGTGTGACTTGTGTCAGCTTGACAGGCTCTGCAGGTGTGCTGGTCTCTGACAAGTTGGAAGCCCTGCCCCACTGGGTGGCAGGAATTTTCTGACCAGGTATGGAGATGCTGGCTTCAACGTGACCATTGGTGTATTCTGTTTGGTCAGTGAGCATGGCATTGTGAGTGTTATGATTGTTTGAATTATACATTGTGTCAGAAGATTCAATTTTAATTGCAGTGAACGTGTTATTTTGCATGTCATCTTCCCATGAGATGTCAACCAACTGATGACCATCAACACTGTGGTCAGACTGTTGAGGTTTACTAAGGAAATTGTACTGCTCCAAGCTGCCTTCTTCAACATCCGACCCTGAATCAAATTTTCGGTGCAAATTAGGTTGAGCTTGATATGTTTTCAGATTTCTGTAACCAGCTCTATAATATTTTGGAGGTTCCAACTTGTCAGGTAACCTGCCAAAAAATGTGTCACCTTCTTGAACCATATTCAAAGAATtgttatttgttaagtttgataAGTTATCAACCACTTGAACAGATTTCTTGTTTTTTCTTTTACGCTTTCTGATTCTTCTCCTTTTATGAATTTCAGCTGTATGACAAGTATCATTTGTCTCTTCTGCACTGTCAACACTATTTTGTTTGGATTCTTCCTTATCGCCATGACTCGCACTGTCAACACTGTTTTGTTTGGAATCTACCTTATCCACATGACTTGCATTTAATGCTTGATTACCAACTGTTAAGTCTGTACCATTCTTCAACATACTGCTGTTTTTGTGTATGGACATCAAGCCAACTTTGCCAAGATTATCAGTATCATCACATGATCCGGATGCTTTGTTATGTTTactctttttcttctttttatgccTTTCAATATTATCTGTAGTTTCTTGTATACCAGCTTTACGCAGATCAGCATCTTTCTTTGCTTTCTTTATTAGGAGGTCCTCATTTTGTTCTGCAATGAGTATAAAATAACTATAACTATTTCTAACTTCTTGTGTAGTCATGTAAGTACTATAAATACCTCCAAAATTAAGAGTAAACCacaacaataaaatcattcaactGTTTTACCTTACACAGAAATAACCAATACATTTCTATTATTTTTTCTATAATTGTCTACCCAGAAGCTATATAATTTTGTCAAAGATCACAATTTTCCAAACAATTCAACATTGTAAATGTAATAATTTGATGTTTATAGTGTTTTTCTAGGCATTTTGGGAAAAGAAGTCTGgtcaaattttgatttttttaatcgaaaagtggcaaatttgggaattatttataaaaaaaaaggaccaaattgggattttttttatcaacaaatattgacacaattcatataaataacagttatatattttgtaggatgtttaaaaaattaagttGAGCtgtagagtctaataatcataagtcataagagacttctttctaacCAAAAATTTTTTTgtgggaaattgggaattttttttatattttcggtttgggatcaggtccgtttgctttgggattgGGTCCGTTTTACGGCCTTTATTATATagcagaacaagagatgtgtatgtcagaaacactatgccccctattgggccgctttgaaataaaatgtcaatatatcatttggcaggtttagaaattatctacct carries:
- the LOC127866173 gene encoding uncharacterized protein LOC127866173 isoform X3 produces the protein MLGESCSSLSTEKHPRKRKSVRNTAEDIDIKSEQNEDLLIKKAKKDADLRKAGIQETTDNIERHKKKKKSKHNKASGSCDDTDNLGKVGLMSIHKNSSMLKNGTDLTVGNQALNASHVDKVDSKQNSVDSASHGDKEESKQNSVDSAEETNDTCHTAEIHKRRRIRKRKRKNKKSVQVVDNLSNLTNNNSLNMVQEGDTFFGRLPDKLEPPKYYRAGYRNLKTYQAQPNLHRKFDSGSDVEEGSLEQYNFLSKPQQSDHSVDGHQLVDISWEDDMQNNTFTAIKIESSDTMYNSNNHNTHNAMLTDQTEYTNGHVEASISIPGQKIPATQWGRASNLSETSTPAEPVKLTQVTLGNGAALFTRQQAARPPNNELSKEQQLNDNAYNKSTIFKNDRKGNPVEPESPCHFPATRTAQSLCTPENVWKVPDKKANNNSAIQEFMHALASPFASEMHVPSGSPVPVKSNNNPQSLVNTDVGVDTNAANFYKLPPLVGIPSVGDKIVYKILEISASCTPEVSDFKVAIVTKVNDNQMIELHNQQQTQGNVINKFHVEMEDEDAILTNFQQPQDIACLHVSSLLDARMFERA
- the LOC127866173 gene encoding uncharacterized protein LOC127866173 isoform X2, translating into MIELGESCSSLSTEKHPRKRKSVRNTAEDIDIKSEQNEDLLIKKAKKDADLRKAGIQETTDNIERHKKKKKSKHNKASGSCDDTDNLGKVGLMSIHKNSSMLKNGTDLTVGNQALNASHVDKVDSKQNSVDSASHGDKEESKQNSVDSAEETNDTCHTAEIHKRRRIRKRKRKNKKSVQVVDNLSNLTNNNSLNMVQEGDTFFGRLPDKLEPPKYYRAGYRNLKTYQAQPNLHRKFDSGSDVEEGSLEQYNFLSKPQQSDHSVDGHQLVDISWEDDMQNNTFTAIKIESSDTMYNSNNHNTHNAMLTDQTEYTNGHVEASISIPGQKIPATQWGRASNLSETSTPAEPVKLTQVTLGNGAALFTRQQAARPPNNELSKEQQLNDNAYNKSTIFKNDRKGNPVEPESPCHFPATRTAQSLCTPENVWKVPDKKANNNSAIQEFMHALASPFASEMHVPSGSPVPVKSNNNPQSLVNTDVGVDTNAANFYKLPPLVGIPSVGDKIVYKILEISASCTPEVSDFKVAIVTKVNDNQMIELHNQQQTQGNVINKFHVEMEDEDAILTNFQQPQDIACLHVSSLLDARMFERA
- the LOC127866173 gene encoding uncharacterized protein LOC127866173 isoform X1; amino-acid sequence: MAALMSNFIRVRLRYDSKSYTNAWMLIDTHKHVCIENIIDDLKVRNDINKETKMTLWIGEFILPHDEPTLILKDEDEIIVRLGESCSSLSTEKHPRKRKSVRNTAEDIDIKSEQNEDLLIKKAKKDADLRKAGIQETTDNIERHKKKKKSKHNKASGSCDDTDNLGKVGLMSIHKNSSMLKNGTDLTVGNQALNASHVDKVDSKQNSVDSASHGDKEESKQNSVDSAEETNDTCHTAEIHKRRRIRKRKRKNKKSVQVVDNLSNLTNNNSLNMVQEGDTFFGRLPDKLEPPKYYRAGYRNLKTYQAQPNLHRKFDSGSDVEEGSLEQYNFLSKPQQSDHSVDGHQLVDISWEDDMQNNTFTAIKIESSDTMYNSNNHNTHNAMLTDQTEYTNGHVEASISIPGQKIPATQWGRASNLSETSTPAEPVKLTQVTLGNGAALFTRQQAARPPNNELSKEQQLNDNAYNKSTIFKNDRKGNPVEPESPCHFPATRTAQSLCTPENVWKVPDKKANNNSAIQEFMHALASPFASEMHVPSGSPVPVKSNNNPQSLVNTDVGVDTNAANFYKLPPLVGIPSVGDKIVYKILEISASCTPEVSDFKVAIVTKVNDNQMIELHNQQQTQGNVINKFHVEMEDEDAILTNFQQPQDIACLHVSSLLDARMFERA